GGGAAGGACCATTTTGAAACTGGACTGTGTCGCATTACACTGGTTCCCAAGCTGGGGCTCCCAACCCGAGCTTCATGGGGTCATGtgaggccttcttgattttaaatgttgttaaaaaatctcttataaaaatacagaataaaaacttttcattttgttcatTTCCGTTTTCCTTAACCTCATTTAACCACGAGAATCCCATTGATCTAAGAacctctttttcaagggagatCTCGCCAAGACATACGGCAAACAAAGCACATAGttacacagagaaaacacaaattacacaaaaaagaGACTAGTAAAAAGGAAGTAAAGCAAAAGAAACTAACACCTCAAatgaaattgttgtttttaaagtttagattGTTATTCAAGATAAAAAATTCTCatagaatcttacaggataaGGGCGCAGTGAAGACCTGACCCCAAGTTTTAATCACACAGCCTTCCGTCTCTGCTAAAAAGCCGTGTCCTTCATCAGAAAAGCACCAAGTTAAAACAACCAAATAGATAATAGAACAATGTCTAAGCATCGATGACAAGAAAGAACaaaatttgtcaaaaaaaaaacctgttaagTGTGCATGATTGATaagaataaaagtaaaaaatacatattacaAAGAAGTGTATAAGAAAAGTCATCTCTGCTGCAGTGTTCAGAGTAATTATGTGCCTAAAACTCAtccaaattgcttgttttacacaaacttcctgcagttattgcGTTCACTCTTTGGCTTAATCGCATGGTTTATTAGTTGCTGTTATTGTCATGCACTGAATATAATATGAAGCATCCAAAACATGTGTCGCTTAGTCAGGGGTCGTCAGTTCACTCAGTGACAGAAAATGGCTCCCCTCAGGAAAAAGGTTGGCTACCACTGTCATAATAAATTGCAATTTGCTGGAAATTGCACGCTTACTTTTAACACAATCTCCGTCTCGATGTGGCTCCAATGTGTTTTTCAGGTGGTCTGTAAAGATAACAGAACAAGGAAGACAGAAAATCCTCGAGAACAAGCATGTCGAAAGGTGAGCAGGCTGACTGATGTGATCTGAATGTGAGATGACTTGTTTCCTCCAATAAAAGCAGAGTGCATCCAAGGGCGTGTCTGTGCGCCCGGCTGATGACTCTGTAAATTCTGATCTTCTTGTTATTGCCCTGATTTAATGCAAAACACAAGTGGTTGATTATGTGTCGGCCCAAAGGGGACTGAGTATCTTGCATGCCATCAAGCAGGCGGTGATTAAGATGTCATTATGATGCAGCCCACAGTGTGTATAATATCTCAGATGGTGTGTGGGTATGTGACATGCACGTGTTTGTGTCTCAGAGGGGGACAAAGAAAGTGTGTTTCGTACCACCAAAGTGAGGACCAGGCTGAGGGATGATGGCAGCTGGTTGCAGCGGCGTAGCAGTGATGAGAATGCTAAAACCAGCGAGGAGAAGCCATGGTAAGCAAAATGTTTAAATCATGTTCTGTCTAATATCCATTACTCAGTCACTTGAACAGACAAAACTGAGTTCCTGTGAACCCATGCAGGCTAGCAGAAGTGAGGGCTGGCCGAGAGAACGGAGCCCCCATTGAGACCAGTCCGGTGTCGTCACCTACAAAATCCACTCCGCCACCCACCAAGCCTGTCCCTGAAAGGTAAACACAGGTTTCTTATGTTGGAGTTATCTACTGAGCACTTGGAGAGCTTCCAGAAAACATGATTGTGCTGATAACACCTCTCTGTTTTGAATTTAGAGCACCATCATCAGGATACTTGATCAGGTAAGACTACTTGCACATTTAAATGTCCATTTTGAAAGTAGCAGAAGTGAGGACTTGAGTCACATCACTTGGACTCCTGTCGCAcacatttgatgactttagactcgacttggcaaaaaaaagacttgaaactgGGCTTGaactttaacaccagtgacttgTTACTTCACCTGGGCCTGAGCCTTTTGGCTTGAAAACACTTGATACCTCCCTCCAAACCCAAAGATTTAAAAGTACGTTATATAAAGAGTGCcatgaatgaattaatttcccttcatttcctgaatcagctAACATAAAGTCGAAACTTAATCCCCCagatccacttttttcccccaattcAAGCATCCAGggaagttgcaggagagaaccatgagaAGCTGATGCCACAATACTGGGCGCCagtaggaaaaaaatgaaaccaaagatAATTTCATTTGCGTACAAAAAGTGTGGTCAACAAACTGTAATGTGGTATACAAAATGTGCAGGTCAAAAATTAGAGATGGAGACGCAACAACTTTCAACAATCTGGttttaatcattcattcattcattcattttccgtaacccaTCATCCccttgggggtcgcgggggggctggagcctatctcagctgacattgggcgagaggcagggtacaccctggacaggttgccagactatcgcagggctgacacacagagacagacaaccactcacacttacggccaatttagagtcacccaTTAACCTATCCCAAACCTTCATGTCCTTGGACTTTGGGAGGAAGACAGAGTACCCAGAGAACATCCAAAAATTTgtctctgttgttaaaatggcattacatttggtgaagagcgtactatgacttgtttaggactcaaaactcaaagtttaggacttgaatTAGAACCTGTCAGTCTTCACTTGGGACCTAAATCAAAGTAGATATAAAGATGTCTGAACACTGTAAAACACGCCACATGGGGCTTTTTGTCATTGAACTAATAAGTTATATTGacaatgttttttgtttctttttcagagGTGTTTTTACTAAAATGGACAAGCCTGCATCTCCCACAACAACTAATGGCATTAGGTAAGGGCGTCTCATACTGGAATAAGCCGAGTTAATAGTGTGACAAGATGTTACCACATTAAGATGAtctggttttttttcttcagtggaacaacaacaacacaattcaCCAAAAAACCTTCAGAGAGCTACAAGAAATTGTGAGCGCACACAAATCACATTCCCAGTAGATGTCTGGCAGCTGAGTGAGAATGTATTTTCAtgaggtgtgtgtttgcgcTTCTGTTCCTCAGAGCCCCCTACACTGTGAGGCCCACTTCAGAGAACCAGGACAGCCAGCTTAGCAACGAGGAGCAGGAGAGACGGTAAGACTCTGCTCACGCTAAAAGAACGCCATCCAATTTGAACTCATATGCCCCCGGAAAAGAGATTACATTAACACAATAATGACTCATTTCGCAGGACGGAGGCAGCCAGCAGTGTTCTGAAGAAATCTGCAGTCAGGCAACGGTCTTATGTGCTTTCTGCAGCTAAGAAATATGAGTATGTATGTCTTATGTCACTCTGCCAGTGCTAATCTTAACACTGAACCTGCCTCTGGAATTCTTAAATCATAAAAGAAGtgttacacattttaaaaacttacTACACGTTGAGAAATTGTGCTTTTCACTCACATGGGATTAAAAATATTGAGCATTTTATGAAAACTGTCTTTCAGGTCTAAAGAACCTGACACTTCATTGGTCAACAACAGCGTATCATTCGTGGCTAAAAGGTAAACACTCCCTTAATATTCATCCGAGCCGAAAGAAAAACCCGTGAGTCAGAGTATGCGATCAAACGTTACTCCGcctgtttctatgtgtgtgcatgcccaACTGCACATATGCATTCATGTGTATATGCACATGTGCTTGGCTACAAATATGCAGGGTGGAGAtttctgatgatgatgagagtGCTCCGACTCCAGCACCTGCCAGCACTCTGCCCCCCTCCCCGGTCGTCCCAGTCACATCTGTTGCCTCAGCGCCTGAGCCCAGACCACAGAAAATGTAAGCCCTGTGCCATGTTTCTCCTTCCAGCGCAACAAGTGCTTCCCATTTCTGTCAGTTTCATTCATTACCTTGTGGTTCGCAGAGCTGACACCAGTGTTAAGACAGCTGTGGATGTTGCCGTTAATGAGCCGGTGGCACCAAAGGTGGAGGAGGTCGCCCCAGAGCCTGTGAAGGAAGACCCCCCTCCAGTGTCTGTTACTGTTAAAGATCCGTTTGAAGACATGGTACCAGGGTGCACCAAGGTGGCCACTCCTCTCCCCGAACTCAAGCCTGAGTTAGTTCAAACAGTCTATACAGAGCCAGAACCGGAGGATTCAAACATTCCTGGGCAAGCTGACATGCCTCTGGTTGATCTCACCCCAGTGTCACCAACCCCACTATCACCCACTCCAGCAACCCCACCCCCAGTCCCAGCCGTCCCAGAATCCCCTGCCCCACTGTTTCCTGTGTCTCTTGCGCCTGTGTCACCTGTCCAAATGTCTGCTGTAACAGAGATCACAGTGAAgactgaacctgaacctgaacctgaaccagaacctgaacctgaacctgaacctgaatctgaatctgaaccAGAACCAGCATCAAATCCGTTTCCACAGCCACGGTGAGATTCCCTCTAACCAAAAACTATTTTATACTTATACTTATTTTACAGCTTGAGTTACTGATACCTTCATATTTTAATTAAGATACTGGATACAAAGATCAGCTGAACCGAtcaacttaaaggtccagtgtgtaggatatagTGGCATCTACAGGGAGGTTGCAGAACCCGCTCTGtatgcagatataaacagctcgtTTTAATGTAACGTAAACAggactcttattttcaggtgattataaactaattaaaacatggttatgaatattatacacCATTTCTGagaatagatgcccctaaattcTTCACACTGGaacttaaaatattaaaaatattttgtgcgttgttatagattaaactaccaaACATTTTATTAGCAGCTAAACTTTGCTTCGCCTCGACCAAATATGACCAatgcagtctgttttttttttggtaattaaATTTCAGGTACAGCTACATTtccttaagtaaaggatctgaacacATCCACTACTGCAGTGTGTTAACATCAGTATGACATAATCCCATCACTGTGATAATGAGCCTCAAACATCTGCCCAGCTATGTTTAATAATAGcataaatgaatattttaattcTTAGGGAAATCCTTGAATGTGCTCTCAGGTGCTGTTCTTTGTGTATGTCCGTGTCGTGTTTGCTCTAATTCTTCTTATTTATGTGACTGAAGGCAGCCCTGGAATGTCATGTGTTTGCTCTCCATCTATTTCCACAGCTCCGGTGTTGACACGCTCACCACCTTGTCCGACACTCTCATTTCTTTCGACACAAGTTCAACCAGGtactggaaaaagaaaaagatgaaagCGGCAGAAagcaatatgaaaaaaaaaaatagattctCATGTTAGTGCCTCCAGCCTCAACAGCCATCTGATAATAACAGTTTATTTCCTCTCCAGCTTTAAGGATGATGAGCCAGTGCTGGCAAAGGAAGAAGGAGGCTCAGCGGACGTTAATGCCACAGAggacaggtaaaaaaaaacaaaaaacaacttcctCATTCATGTCATAGCAGGGttggcaacaacaaaaaaaggctaaCTGCCACTATGTTCACTTCAGAGCAATCATAAAAAAACCCACATCCCAGTTTCAGGTGCCTGAAACTGCCTCACACAAGAGGGTGTCCCAAATTAAACTTGATTAAATGTGGTACTTAGACATGTAATATAGagatgtgtgtgtacgtgccaGAGCAGGTGCACTGATGCTTGTTTTCTCTGACTGTCTgcagtgatgaagaggagcCAACTCCAGAAATCAGCAGCTGTACAGGAGAAATAGACGATCTCCTGGATTTAACTAATGGGTTTGTTCAAATATTACATGTTTGCTGTTTGTGCAATTAAGCGCACATCACATTGGAAAGTTTACCCACAAGGTGGCACTGTTGGACTTCTAATgatcccccccccctcctcctctccctaaCCTGTCTGAAATCTCCTCTGAATCCTAAATCCCCATTTGTTCATCACCTTCTccacttcctcttcttcttatCCTTCCGCCTCCGCAGTCCAGAGGAGTCAGCAGAGCCTGTTCCCGCCAGCCCAGGACGCTGGAGTCAGTTTCTGCTTAGCGGACTAGACGGGTAATAGGAAGAGCTCTTTCCCACCCAAGCCCCAAATACAGAAGTTATGCGCACAATTATCCTTTCATCAGTAGAAAATCGATAGCTCCCTTGTCAGTAGCAAGCAGAGGCATTACCTTAACTTACCTTGCCAGAGTTGGATACACAGTTTCAAGGGAGCTTGCGCACAAACTCTGCTCTGTATTTGACTTCTGTGTTTGATGTCTTTAGTGAGTCAGACCCAGAAAAGACCAGTGGCACCCTGAATCTCCTGGCTGATGATATCATTCCAATCAACACAGAGGCACGCAGgtaagacagagacagatgtgtGATGGCCTGtgctccccatccctcccttcTTGTGTACCATTCATTCTTATCCCTGCAGATGAAGGGGGCCAAGCGTCCCAGCTCCCTAAGGTGTAAGATTTTTAATAAACCCCATCCGCTTCAAGTTTGATCCGTAAATCAGGGCTCCTCCACTTCCAGCGTTCTATTTTAACCCCTGCTCCATGTAAGATAGAAACAAAGTCACAGATTCCTGAAGCGACTGAGTAATACTTTGAAACGGAAAGCCACGTCTTATCTGCGGCGCGACTGGAAATAGAAGAGAATGTTCTGTACTGATTAGTATTGCGGCTTTGTTTTGTCTCCGCCAGCCTCAGCACCCAgcgagaggaggagaaacagacagatgaGACAGCCGAAGGAACACAAAGGTAGAAGGAGATGACAGGCTTCTCTTAAACAATTATCTATCTATGCAGAGCTGTTCCCGCTAAGAAATGCATTCTATCCAGATATGCCTTGTAATGATTTATACTAACTCTGCCTGCAACTGTGCTGTGTCTCTCTGCCCGCCAGCCCCACAGAGACAGTCACTATAACCACCAAAACTGTGATCATTACTGACAAACGGTACGaggaacgcacacacacagaaaaaaaaactcagttcTGTACTATATTCAGATGGTTTTCATGCTCGTTAAATAGCTCAGTGGGTTTCAAGGTTTTCTAATGGACTGGCAATGTAAATAGTGTATGAGGGGAGCCACGCTTACCTTTACTTGACCTCTTTTTCCTTCCCATCATGCTATTCATCCGTACCACCCTCCTCATGCAGCCAAGAGGACAGTGCAGCCCCGTGGAGCTCACGTGTGACAACCACAGTCACTGAATCAAGGTAGTGGTTTATTTACTGCTGTGTCACATGTGGGCTGGTgctttaaagatatactatgcaggactgaatgtatagactcatacagaagcaATCCCTCTTTTTCATCACTAGAAGTGTTTGGCGGtgtatttttctctttattgtctgtgtttgggaTCTTTATGGGTGTGTAACCCCACAGCGATCAGTTGAGGTCGGGTGCCAAATTGTAAGCAGCAAGCATCCAGGAGACAAAACGTAAATATAGCAAGGTGACACGTCAAAttagagtgaatctggggtttgCTTTTACTCTCACTTTAGCTGTCGAGAGACAATCCTGCATGGTATACCTTTAAGATGTCTGTTTTGAAGTGTACGCAATATGTATGTAaatgagttttaaaaaaataacactcaGGGAAAACATCGGCTTAAAAGATCCAATTATAAAGTCGGCAAATTAATTTTAATGCTAAAATCAGTTGTTTTTGAAAGAATTTCtggttggggaaaaaaactaaCAACAGGTTTGATCATAATAATGATGTGTTTAGTCTTTAGAAGTTGGTATAGACTGGATTCAGAGTTCATTTTAGGtaaggaaaaacagaaatatactGATTTTGCCATTCAGCAGAAGAATAGTCTTTCCATTTGTCAAAGACATCCAGATTCTGATTTTGATTGAGTTTGGCCCCGGGTtccactgtgtttctgtttacCATTCAAACTGCATTAAATCTTTCCATTATGAGTCAATGTGATCAGAATTCCTCCGACACAAGATGGGCCATGCTGACAATTGAGAGTGAAATCAGTGTGAAATTGTTTTTCAGCTCGGCTGATCCGTTTGATCCATATCCGTTAGGGACCACATCCTCTAACAGGTAATCATATTGGTTTGGAGCTGTGACTGTTTTCCAGCCAGCCAGATAGCATCTCGGCATGCATAATGCAGCAGTTTCTGATTATGAGCCACTTTCCTCTATTGCAGCTCCTCTGACCTGCTGCAGCCCCTCTCTGATACTTCCATCAACAGGTACGGCAGTGACAATGCAAATACCCCCTTTTCTATATCGTAACCTGTTTGTAGCACCAACACTAACATGTTACTACATAATATCACAGTTGCTAAGCTGCTTCGGTTTTGTCAGTTATtgcaataattaaaacacaatCAGCAGCAGCTATCACACCAGAGTGAGCACTGTGGCTACACCATATTCATACACCAAtgatgatttaatttttttttttaattctttttttttttttttttttttttccagtgcgCCACCTACTTTCCTGGAGAGCAAAGATCCAAGTCCAGAGACCAAGTAAGTTGCATTCATCCAACACCTTCTCTGTGATCAGGCTGACTTTCTAAGTAAATTGGGGTGCACCTAACAATAATTTTCTTtatcattttactttttatttatttatttatctttaattaATTTATCACTCTTTTAGTCTATGAAAttgagtaaaacaaaaaaaaataagttttttttgCCTGATAAATGACTGAAAGTATTAATTGTTCAACAAAATGgctactttttcttttctgttctgATCAACTTACTGATTAATCAACCAATCTTGAAACTAAACTTTCAACTAAATAAACTTTCTTTAtattcagtgtgacagtgacatgTTTCCTGGGTGCACCTTTAGCTACTTCACCCACATAATGATAATTTGCTCACCCCATGTTATGCTGAATTccagaagaaaactttttttcacatGCCTCCCGTGAACATTGAATCCAATcctgtttaacagcagcaaactatataaaaacatcacttgacaaactctcaaacaacttgtgcagtagaattcaagtctcatttattcagttgtatgctcagtacatgcattttttttaaatagcaagcttttagtaaaaatgcatgtgtttgggaagtaccgagtgtacgactggataaatgagacttggattatactgtgcgtgttgtgtgagagtttgtaaacagatgttttgatatagttttgctgtgtttaaacGTGGCCCCCATTTACTTTAATTCATTTAGAATTTTCTCCGTTTTGGGATTCTTCTTTCCacgtggaggcatgcaagaaaaacaatgtttttttcacaaattcaacacagCATAAGGTGtataattgatatacaaatgatcactttgtgggtgaagtattcctttaaagtatGTCTTGGGGATATTATGGTTTTATTAGAGAGTTGACAGGCTTGAACTGGGGACATAGTTCACCGTCAGTGCTTTAAGCCTCCAGGCCCATTTGAttcaattttaatgttttactttaatgttttcttccccttttgtgtgtgcgtttatttgacagtagcagcagcagtaatgcCTTGGAATCCCTCGCAGACAATGTCAACCCTATCAGCTCTGACACTACAAGGTATTAAACTGAGTTTAGTGCATAATTGTGTTATGGATGTATGAAAGAGAGAAGATGGCAAAGGAAGACTGTGGACCTGCAGAAATGACTCTCTCAAACCACACACATTAGCGTCTGATATGCTTGATCTGTCATAACATCTAcatcgtctctctctctccagtctCATCTCTCAGCGGTCATGGGCACGCACATGGGAAACCAGCACACCTCAGCAGGCGAACACAGAAGAGAGGTGATGACACACTTTGATTTACTCTTACACTTCCACACAACGCGGCCCACTATGTTTCATTCATCTACATGCACCCGTCCATGTCCATTATTGCTAAAAGCCTTTCAATGTATGTCCCCTCTCAGCCAAGAAGCTGCACCGGGAGGCCAAACTGTAGATCAAGAGACGCTGGTCATGTTTGAGAGAAAGTAAGtcatctttttattaaaagcccTGTGTGCGTATCTGCTCCTTTTATTCCCATAACCTCCTTCCCTTTCACTACGGTGAAGGCTTTTGCAGCATCTACTCATTGAGCCAGAAAATATTGTGCACTGGTGCTGATGAAAATAGGTCagatatactgtacatttattaCAACTTCTCCTCGCAGTGGCCATAAACGGATCCCCTTttggcctttttctttttacaatatGAAGAGTGTGAATTTGTCATCTGCCATGCTGCAATGTCATGCCTTTGTTTGTGCTCAAGGTCCACTGAGAATGACTCCCCGTGGGACAGGTGGACATCACCCACAGTCTATACTATCACTACTaccagaggagaggaagaggaggaggaggaagaggaggaggaaaggtaTTTCCACTGTGGCTGGGCTCATTAAATGCATATTAAACCACtttatttttcacaatttcAGCGGGATGTCATTATAGCATCTTAAAATTCAGTGCCTGTCAACCATTTAATTGAAAGCAAGCTAAATACAAGTTGAAACTTCCTCACGGCTCAGTCTGAGAATAATCAACTCCTTCTCAACTTGTTATTTTTTCACTCTCGCACTGTCACTTCTTCACCTGTACTGCCAGACTTATTATAATGCAGGACTGTCCTCTTGTTTTGTAGCCCCAGGgatacacagacagagacagtcaccaccatcaccactaTCAGGTTTGAAATTCTTAAAACTCGCCTCTTATGATCAAAAACTAGGGAGATTACAAGGAGCTGGGAGCGTGAGAGGCATGTAGGCGATGTTTAAGATTGCAATGCATGGGGAGGAGGCCTCAGAGTGAGGCGATGCTGCAGTACAATGGAAAAAGAGACCACACCTGGTCAATAGATCTCGACCCCTCTGGAGCTGCGAGTCAGAGAGATCAGCCTCATACACTTATAATAACTGCAGAGTTCTTGCTCACTGGATAGAGTCCAGCTTATTGACTGCTACAGCCTACACTCAAAGTCTAATACACTTTTCTTGACTTTCCAGAGAGATACACAGTGAGCCACAGCCTGCTATGGATCGGTAAGTTTATGATCTTTACGTCAGCCACAGCATAATGCAGGAATACTTTCTCCAGAGTGTTATTTTCTACTATGTGGTCTGTTGGTTTTCTTACTTTTGCAAAGACACTCTCCTTAAACCGGagcattttgtcttttattttaagatAGGATGTGGCACTGGATGGAAATTTCAAGAATGCTTGACTTGCAAAATAGCCATTAGTGTATGAATTACTCACCGTGTAACCTTGAATTTGTAAaggtttttctcacatgcttaCATGGTGAACAGAGGATCCAAAAAAGGCGAATATTCTTCATGAATTTTAGGAAACACGGACATTTATCAACcaaaaaactctcacacaaatcatgcagtaaaatccaagtcTCGTTTATCCAgtgctgagcatacaactggataaatgagacttggattatactgcacaagctgTGTTAGAGTGTAACAGATGTctttatatagttttgctgttgtggtCCCAGTTTACTTCCAGtcatgaagaatgttcaccttttttgggTTCTCTGTTCcctgtggaggcatgtgtgAAAAATTTTTCTCCAGGAATTCAACCCAataatattcctttaaatgtaCCTGTCGTTCTGTGAGTggaataaatgtttaatttaaggATAcgtgttaaaaacaaacacaccccaTCTTGTTTTACACATTCACCCACTGGACCTGctcctgtctctgtgtttgtaacACAGCCGTCTTAGTTAGGGGTGAGAGATTTAGGCCAAACCCCGTGGGAATGCAGCTGTATCCGCTTAATGCCGCATCCTGGATCGAATGTTACCTGCAACTCCTGCGCGGTCCCCGTGTAGACAGACTCCTGCCTCAACTCTATTACTGCAGTTAAATGACAAGATCTGCTCTCCCATTGTCTTTCAATTTGCCCTCATTTCCTTCCCTCTAATTATCAGTCTCCAGATGTCAGATTAATGATGTGTATTA
This region of Epinephelus fuscoguttatus linkage group LG9, E.fuscoguttatus.final_Chr_v1 genomic DNA includes:
- the znf185 gene encoding zinc finger protein 185 isoform X3 is translated as MSKEGDKESVFRTTKVRTRLRDDGSWLQRRSSDENAKTSEEKPWLAEVRAGRENGAPIETSPVSSPTKSTPPPTKPVPERAPSSGYLIRGVFTKMDKPASPTTTNGISGTTTTQFTKKPSESYKKLAPYTVRPTSENQDSQLSNEEQERRTEAASSVLKKSAVRQRSYVLSAAKKYESKEPDTSLVNNSVSFVAKRVEISDDDESAPTPAPASTLPPSPVVPVTSVASAPEPRPQKIADTSVKTAVDVAVNEPVAPKVEEVAPEPVKEDPPPVSVTVKDPFEDMVPGCTKVATPLPELKPELVQTVYTEPEPEDSNIPGQADMPLVDLTPVSPTPLSPTPATPPPVPAVPESPAPLFPVSLAPVSPVQMSAVTEITVKTEPEPEPEPEPEPEPEPESESEPEPASNPFPQPRSGVDTLTTLSDTLISFDTSSTSFKDDEPVLAKEEGGSADVNATEDSDEEEPTPEISSCTGEIDDLLDLTNGPEESAEPVPASPGRWSQFLLSGLDGESDPEKTSGTLNLLADDIIPINTEARSLSTQREEEKQTDETAEGTQSPTETVTITTKTVIITDKRQEDSAAPWSSRVTTTVTESSSADPFDPYPLGTTSSNSSSDLLQPLSDTSINSAPPTFLESKDPSPETNSSSSNALESLADNVNPISSDTTSLISQRSWARTWETSTPQQANTEESQEAAPGGQTVDQETLVMFERKSTENDSPWDRWTSPTVYTITTTRGEEEEEEEEEEESPRDTQTETVTTITTIREIHSEPQPAMDRYETYSRPVTVEDQRVHTPEPEAKKGFVYLKEYVSASELALHNAKDNFDSGSDYLTSSYASYSYSIPSPYSRSLSSTCTYCGELVGNDAKISIEHLNINCHPTCFKCEMCRKPMGDLLDSMFLHGGKVHCETCYSRALD
- the znf185 gene encoding zinc finger protein 185 isoform X2, producing the protein MSKEGDKESVFRTTKVRTRLRDDGSWLQRRSSDENAKTSEEKPWLAEVRAGRENGAPIETSPVSSPTKSTPPPTKPVPERAPSSGYLIRGVFTKMDKPASPTTTNGISGTTTTQFTKKPSESYKKLAPYTVRPTSENQDSQLSNEEQERRTEAASSVLKKSAVRQRSYVLSAAKKYESKEPDTSLVNNSVSFVAKRVEISDDDESAPTPAPASTLPPSPVVPVTSVASAPEPRPQKIADTSVKTAVDVAVNEPVAPKVEEVAPEPVKEDPPPVSVTVKDPFEDMVPGCTKVATPLPELKPELVQTVYTEPEPEDSNIPGQADMPLVDLTPVSPTPLSPTPATPPPVPAVPESPAPLFPVSLAPVSPVQMSAVTEITVKTEPEPEPEPEPEPEPEPESESEPEPASNPFPQPRSGVDTLTTLSDTLISFDTSSTSFKDDEPVLAKEEGGSADVNATEDSDEEEPTPEISSCTGEIDDLLDLTNGPEESAEPVPASPGRWSQFLLSGLDGESDPEKTSGTLNLLADDIIPINTEARSLSTQREEEKQTDETAEGTQSPTETVTITTKTVIITDKRQEDSAAPWSSRVTTTVTESSSADPFDPYPLGTTSSNSSSDLLQPLSDTSINSAPPTFLESKDPSPETNSSSNALESLADNVNPISSDTTSLISQRSWARTWETSTPQQANTEESQEAAPGGQTVDQETLVMFERKSTENDSPWDRWTSPTVYTITTTRGEEEEEEEEEEESPRDTQTETVTTITTIREIHSEPQPAMDRYETYSRPVTVEDQRVHTPEPEAKKGFVYLKEYVSASELALHNAKDNFDSGSDYLTSSYASYSYSIPSPYSSRSLSSTCTYCGELVGNDAKISIEHLNINCHPTCFKCEMCRKPMGDLLDSMFLHGGKVHCETCYSRALD
- the znf185 gene encoding zinc finger protein 185 isoform X4, which encodes MSKEGDKESVFRTTKVRTRLRDDGSWLQRRSSDENAKTSEEKPWLAEVRAGRENGAPIETSPVSSPTKSTPPPTKPVPERAPSSGYLIRGVFTKMDKPASPTTTNGISGTTTTQFTKKPSESYKKLAPYTVRPTSENQDSQLSNEEQERRTEAASSVLKKSAVRQRSYVLSAAKKYESKEPDTSLVNNSVSFVAKRVEISDDDESAPTPAPASTLPPSPVVPVTSVASAPEPRPQKIADTSVKTAVDVAVNEPVAPKVEEVAPEPVKEDPPPVSVTVKDPFEDMVPGCTKVATPLPELKPELVQTVYTEPEPEDSNIPGQADMPLVDLTPVSPTPLSPTPATPPPVPAVPESPAPLFPVSLAPVSPVQMSAVTEITVKTEPEPEPEPEPEPEPEPESESEPEPASNPFPQPRSGVDTLTTLSDTLISFDTSSTSFKDDEPVLAKEEGGSADVNATEDSDEEEPTPEISSCTGEIDDLLDLTNGPEESAEPVPASPGRWSQFLLSGLDGESDPEKTSGTLNLLADDIIPINTEARSLSTQREEEKQTDETAEGTQSPTETVTITTKTVIITDKRQEDSAAPWSSRVTTTVTESSAPPTFLESKDPSPETNSSSSNALESLADNVNPISSDTTSLISQRSWARTWETSTPQQANTEESQEAAPGGQTVDQETLVMFERKSTENDSPWDRWTSPTVYTITTTRGEEEEEEEEEEESPRDTQTETVTTITTIREIHSEPQPAMDRYETYSRPVTVEDQRVHTPEPEAKKGFVYLKEYVSASELALHNAKDNFDSGSDYLTSSYASYSYSIPSPYSSRSLSSTCTYCGELVGNDAKISIEHLNINCHPTCFKCEMCRKPMGDLLDSMFLHGGKVHCETCYSRALD
- the znf185 gene encoding zinc finger protein 185 isoform X1 → MSKEGDKESVFRTTKVRTRLRDDGSWLQRRSSDENAKTSEEKPWLAEVRAGRENGAPIETSPVSSPTKSTPPPTKPVPERAPSSGYLIRGVFTKMDKPASPTTTNGISGTTTTQFTKKPSESYKKLAPYTVRPTSENQDSQLSNEEQERRTEAASSVLKKSAVRQRSYVLSAAKKYESKEPDTSLVNNSVSFVAKRVEISDDDESAPTPAPASTLPPSPVVPVTSVASAPEPRPQKIADTSVKTAVDVAVNEPVAPKVEEVAPEPVKEDPPPVSVTVKDPFEDMVPGCTKVATPLPELKPELVQTVYTEPEPEDSNIPGQADMPLVDLTPVSPTPLSPTPATPPPVPAVPESPAPLFPVSLAPVSPVQMSAVTEITVKTEPEPEPEPEPEPEPEPESESEPEPASNPFPQPRSGVDTLTTLSDTLISFDTSSTSFKDDEPVLAKEEGGSADVNATEDSDEEEPTPEISSCTGEIDDLLDLTNGPEESAEPVPASPGRWSQFLLSGLDGESDPEKTSGTLNLLADDIIPINTEARSLSTQREEEKQTDETAEGTQSPTETVTITTKTVIITDKRQEDSAAPWSSRVTTTVTESSSADPFDPYPLGTTSSNSSSDLLQPLSDTSINSAPPTFLESKDPSPETNSSSSNALESLADNVNPISSDTTSLISQRSWARTWETSTPQQANTEESQEAAPGGQTVDQETLVMFERKSTENDSPWDRWTSPTVYTITTTRGEEEEEEEEEEESPRDTQTETVTTITTIREIHSEPQPAMDRYETYSRPVTVEDQRVHTPEPEAKKGFVYLKEYVSASELALHNAKDNFDSGSDYLTSSYASYSYSIPSPYSSRSLSSTCTYCGELVGNDAKISIEHLNINCHPTCFKCEMCRKPMGDLLDSMFLHGGKVHCETCYSRALD